taaattaatattttttaaataacctaaaaatcatatttgggAGGAAAATGAATAGTTTAGCCTGTAAAAATTTGAGCGGAAATAATTGGAATTTATTATGTGCTAAACCCTCATTCCCCACCCAAAAACCCTTCAAAAGAATAGGCGCTCTCCGTTTCCCATCAGTATCTTAAAATTGCAATCCATTTCAAACCCCCCTTAAAACCCTTGAAATCATGGCCTTTGCAGAGTCCCAAAACCCCTTACGAGTTCATAGAATCCCGCAGTCCAGGTACATCGACGCCGTCCGCTGGCTTTCACCGGTTTCTCCCTCCGACAGATTCGCAGCCATCGCCTATTTCGACGCTGATACCAACTCTCCCTCCATCGAAATCGCATACGTTGACCCAAACCCTCAAAGCTCGTCTCCAACCTTAACCCCTCAATCCTCATGGACCTCACCTTCTCGCATTTCGTCCCTCAAAACCGCCCACTCTACCCCTCAGCCTCTGCTAGCTGCCGCCACTTTCTCCGGTTCACTTCACATTTTGGCCTCTGATTTAATCAATGGAGGGGTGATGGAATCCGAGGCTACAGTTTCGGAGTTGGGGTTTCATTCCGGACCTGTGTCGGCCGTGGATTTAAGGGAAGGTGGGACTGAGTGCGTCAGTGTTGGAGAAGATGGTAGGGTGAATTTAGTGAGTTTTGTTGGGGATTCTTCGAAGCTGAGTTACAGGAGAATTTTCGACGCGAATGGGCTAGTGGGTTATACGGCGGTTAAGTGGGCATCTCCTAGTGAGTTTGCGACTGGTGGGTATGGATTTGGAATACAATGGTGGGATCAGAGAACATCCGGTGGACCGGTTTTGCAGTTTAAGGGGAACTGGTGAGTGGACTTTCTTGATTTTATcatggaaaagaaaacaagtaGTTCACTGTAATCTGTAGAGCTTATAGACTATAATGATCtttaaaaaaccttaatttGCATTTATGAACTATTATGTTATTAGCCAATTTCCATCGGAATGCTGATAAAAATGATTAGGTCCAAGCAAGGTGTCGATTTACTGAACAAATAGACCGAAACTAACCAAATTTGGTTCATTCAGTTCGGTTTTAAGGTGTTTTATTCAGTAGGGTTGGTTTTGCATGTTCCTAACTGTTGGCCATTGGCTTCGGCTTCAATTATTGACGATAACTTGAAAACCAGTAAATTAAACAGATTTTCTTTTGGCTGCATCTTTTCAGTTAATTTATTGATTCCATATACTCCTTGAGAACACTGTGTAGATGGTTTATTAACCGTAATCAAGCTGATTATAACTTGTTGCTTAAACATGCTTACGGTGCCATCATATCAAATAATGCTATTCTTATTCCCTTTTTAATGGTTACCTTACAGGTGCCAGGGTAAAACATCTGGAATTGTACACTCAATTGATATTCATCCATCGCGGAAACACACTTGTCTGGTAAGGTTGCTGCTGCCTTCTCATTGTTATGCTTTTCCATTTCTCTGATACCAGTACTGGTATCATTTGAGATCAActaacagtttttttttttgctgccGCAAGAAAACATCATAAACTAGAAAAGACGAAGGATAGAGAAGTACCATTAATCGTTTTTCCACTTCTAAAGTTTTGTTAATTCTATCTAGTGGTTTTCCAGATTCTCTACTTTCCGTGCTAATAATTTTGTCTCTAAAAGTTGCATAATTTATATGGGTGAAGTTGAAGACAAATTATAAACATAGTCTTGGGCTCTTGGCTTCGTTCTGCGATGAGTTTAAAGGGTAGCAAGAGTTAACGGTAGCCATGCTAGGATGTACTTGACAATCTTGTAATTCATGGAATATTTCTATGCAGATGGCTGCTGGCTTAAGCAGTTTTCAGTTACAGCACTTACCCTATATTTAACGTAAAATGGTCTCTTTTCAGTGTTATTTCATCCAATTCTCTGCTTCCTACTGAAATCAGTTTTTGGCTATGTAGTTATTTATGTCACAAATTCTTTCTTATGCATCTAAGCAATACGAAAAGCTTGATGTAGCATTAAAACAATATCGGGAAAAGCTTTAAGAGTTTGTGTTtgtcaaattgaaatttgtgtTTACTTCTTTGGTGATAACTCAATTTCCATGCTTGAAGGTTTTAACAATTTCTATTTGCTTGAGATCTTgctgattttcattttttctagCATTTCATAGGCAGGGGGCTCTT
This sequence is a window from Gossypium raimondii isolate GPD5lz chromosome 5, ASM2569854v1, whole genome shotgun sequence. Protein-coding genes within it:
- the LOC105770237 gene encoding nuclear pore complex protein NUP43, giving the protein MAFAESQNPLRVHRIPQSRYIDAVRWLSPVSPSDRFAAIAYFDADTNSPSIEIAYVDPNPQSSSPTLTPQSSWTSPSRISSLKTAHSTPQPLLAAATFSGSLHILASDLINGGVMESEATVSELGFHSGPVSAVDLREGGTECVSVGEDGRVNLVSFVGDSSKLSYRRIFDANGLVGYTAVKWASPSEFATGGYGFGIQWWDQRTSGGPVLQFKGNWCQGKTSGIVHSIDIHPSRKHTCLAGGSSGTVFAWDRRAAQQPIVLSGAGTGEAPNSLLSESEVWEVQYDRYTRRSNISNISSTRILPVMICSEDGILAVIEQGEEPLELLAEPCAINSFDIDQQNPSNVICSLEWESLAILTRS